In Streptomyces sp. NBC_01439, the following are encoded in one genomic region:
- a CDS encoding vitamin K epoxide reductase family protein, with the protein MATNTVGLPRQQVRPRSGHEGERNAAPRGLAWLLAVTGAAGLLASWVITLDKFLLLEDPDFKPACSLNPVVSCGSVMASEQAAAFGFPNPMLGLVAYAVVVCVGAGLLAGARYHGWFWLGLNAGTLFGVGFCSWLMVQSLYEINALCLWCCLAWVATLLMFWAVTAHNVRTRTLLAPGPLRVFFTEFGWAPPALHIGVIGMLVLTRWWDFWTG; encoded by the coding sequence ATGGCAACGAATACAGTGGGCCTTCCGCGTCAGCAGGTGCGGCCCCGCAGTGGACACGAGGGCGAACGGAACGCCGCGCCGAGGGGGTTGGCCTGGCTGCTGGCCGTCACCGGGGCGGCCGGGCTGCTGGCCTCGTGGGTGATCACCCTCGACAAGTTCCTCCTGCTGGAGGACCCAGACTTCAAGCCCGCGTGCAGTCTCAACCCGGTCGTCTCCTGCGGCAGCGTGATGGCGAGCGAGCAGGCGGCGGCCTTCGGCTTTCCCAATCCGATGTTGGGGCTCGTCGCGTACGCCGTCGTCGTCTGCGTCGGCGCGGGTTTGTTGGCCGGCGCCCGCTACCACGGCTGGTTCTGGCTCGGACTGAACGCCGGCACGTTGTTCGGCGTCGGCTTCTGCAGCTGGCTGATGGTCCAGTCGCTCTACGAGATCAACGCGCTCTGCCTGTGGTGCTGTCTGGCCTGGGTCGCGACCCTGCTGATGTTCTGGGCGGTCACCGCGCACAACGTCCGTACGCGCACCCTGCTCGCCCCCGGCCCGCTGCGGGTCTTCTTCACCGAATTCGGCTGGGCCCCGCCGGCCCTGCACATCGGAGTGATCGGCATGTTGGTCCTCACCCGCTGGTGGGACTTCTGGACCGGCTGA
- a CDS encoding chaplin family protein has translation METGGSPGASSDAPLRAPADVPVSSCGPAVSAVTLPNPRSTPAASAPSRQPRCPKRLHPGEATQPEPGPRR, from the coding sequence ATGGAGACCGGCGGGTCCCCCGGCGCCTCGAGCGACGCCCCGCTCCGGGCGCCCGCCGACGTCCCGGTGAGCTCCTGCGGCCCCGCGGTGAGCGCGGTCACCCTGCCGAACCCCCGCTCGACACCGGCCGCGTCAGCGCCGAGCCGTCAACCGCGCTGCCCGAAACGCCTGCATCCGGGTGAAGCCACGCAACCCGAACCGGGGCCGCGGCGTTGA
- a CDS encoding glycosyltransferase: MPSQPRAAQPTTVLHLVQPVDGGVARVVTDLVRAQTAEGLRTVVGCPPSGTLGDAARAAGAEVLTWRAGRAPGPGLPAEIIGARQVLHRVRPDLLHAHSAKAGLAGRLAARGSLPTVFQPHAWSFDAVGGATGALALRWERYGARWADRVLCVSDAERRAGETEGITARWSVIRNGVDLDHFRPGGPDPDRDRALARAELPLPADFPADGPLAVCVGRICPQKGQDILLRAWPQLLATVPGARLALVGDGPDTERLRRIAAPSGTSVHFAGAAADIRPWLRAADLVVLPSRWEGMALAPLEAMACGRPVLVSDVSGARESLPPGQGRLCLVPPEDPTALAEALGRLLAQPRLLAELGEQARQHARTDFDVRRTTDAVTGLYHELLGRPRPLNQERISR; this comes from the coding sequence GTGCCCAGTCAACCTCGGGCGGCACAGCCCACGACCGTCCTCCACCTCGTACAACCCGTCGACGGCGGTGTGGCCAGGGTCGTCACCGACCTGGTCCGCGCGCAGACCGCCGAAGGGCTGCGCACCGTCGTCGGGTGTCCGCCCAGCGGCACGCTCGGCGACGCCGCCCGGGCCGCCGGAGCCGAGGTGCTCACCTGGCGCGCCGGGCGGGCCCCCGGACCCGGACTGCCCGCCGAGATCATCGGCGCCCGGCAGGTCCTCCACCGGGTACGGCCCGACCTCCTGCACGCCCACAGCGCCAAGGCCGGCCTGGCCGGCCGGCTCGCCGCACGCGGGAGCCTGCCCACCGTCTTCCAGCCCCACGCATGGTCCTTCGACGCGGTCGGCGGGGCCACCGGCGCGCTCGCGCTGCGCTGGGAGCGGTACGGGGCCCGCTGGGCCGACCGGGTGCTCTGCGTCAGCGACGCCGAACGGCGCGCGGGCGAGACCGAGGGGATCACCGCCCGCTGGTCGGTGATCCGCAACGGCGTGGACCTGGACCACTTCCGTCCCGGCGGACCGGACCCCGACCGCGACAGGGCCCTGGCCCGCGCCGAACTACCGCTGCCCGCCGACTTCCCGGCCGACGGGCCGCTCGCCGTGTGCGTGGGCCGCATCTGCCCCCAGAAGGGGCAGGACATCCTGCTGCGGGCCTGGCCGCAACTGCTCGCCACCGTCCCCGGAGCCCGCCTCGCCCTCGTCGGGGACGGCCCCGACACGGAACGGCTGCGCCGCATCGCCGCGCCGTCCGGTACCAGCGTGCACTTCGCGGGCGCCGCCGCCGACATCCGACCGTGGCTTCGGGCCGCCGATCTCGTTGTACTGCCGTCGCGGTGGGAAGGCATGGCGCTCGCCCCGCTCGAAGCGATGGCCTGTGGCCGCCCGGTCCTGGTCTCCGACGTCAGCGGTGCCAGGGAGAGCCTGCCGCCGGGCCAGGGACGCCTGTGTCTGGTGCCGCCGGAGGACCCGACGGCCCTGGCCGAGGCCCTGGGCCGGCTGCTCGCCCAGCCGCGGCTGCTAGCCGAACTCGGGGAGCAGGCCCGGCAGCACGCCCGGACCGACTTCGACGTGCGGCGGACCACGGACGCGGTCACCGGCCTGTACCACGAACTGCTGGGCAGGCCCCGGCCCTTGAACCAGGAGCGCATCAGCCGATGA
- a CDS encoding rodlin: MIKKMMASAAVAASVVGIGAAMAPQAMAIGNDNGVNTVQGNGAAQIYGNQATYGNMSPQMALIQGSFNKPCIALPAKANVQSVLALVNVGVQDIPVLSSPQNQQCTENSTQAKGDEALSHILDNIPILSGNVSNGS, translated from the coding sequence ATGATCAAGAAGATGATGGCCTCGGCCGCGGTTGCCGCCTCGGTCGTGGGCATCGGCGCCGCCATGGCGCCGCAGGCGATGGCGATCGGGAACGACAACGGCGTCAACACGGTCCAGGGCAACGGCGCCGCGCAGATCTACGGCAACCAGGCCACCTACGGCAACATGAGCCCGCAGATGGCTCTGATCCAGGGATCCTTCAACAAGCCCTGCATCGCCCTCCCTGCGAAGGCCAACGTGCAGTCCGTGCTGGCCCTGGTCAACGTCGGCGTCCAGGACATCCCCGTCCTGTCCAGCCCGCAGAACCAGCAGTGCACCGAGAACTCCACCCAGGCCAAGGGCGACGAGGCCCTCTCGCACATCCTGGACAACATCCCGATCCTCTCCGGCAACGTCTCGAACGGCAGCTGA
- a CDS encoding chaplin — MNSAKKAALVLATAGLAAAGAAGSAAADSSAEGAAVGSPGVLSGNLAQVPVHVPVNVCGNSVNIVGLLNPAFGNVCVNN; from the coding sequence ATGAACTCTGCCAAGAAGGCCGCCCTGGTCCTGGCCACCGCTGGTCTCGCTGCGGCCGGTGCCGCCGGCTCCGCCGCCGCCGACTCGTCGGCCGAGGGTGCGGCCGTGGGTTCCCCCGGCGTTCTCTCCGGCAACCTGGCCCAGGTGCCGGTGCACGTTCCGGTCAACGTCTGCGGCAACAGCGTGAACATCGTCGGCCTGCTGAACCCGGCGTTCGGCAACGTCTGCGTCAACAACTGA
- a CDS encoding DUF3344 domain-containing protein, which translates to MGSSRRILGALGLLSCLTLSVNAQMAGAAAPAPKELPRVPFTQRYQAVQHGGLVRASNSGISCRAERSPQVEPCAEVKKGAAGVNSDFEMFYSEVDKDPDTYNSTRAELKVPHGAKVSYARLYWGGNLRVGEQKPPQDNGRVLVAEPGGAYKEVLADTVMGHRTDAGSDAYQASADVTPLVRKGGAGLWTVAQLNIAMGHSKVGAWGGWTLVVAYEHPQEPVRRISLWDGFESIAARAGGAVVEIEGLDAPTGSAGRVGVVGYDGDRGALGDSLNVTADGGRGVNLGDGKNPFNDVMNSTITEFGAQSFVRQPEHMNNLGYDADVFDLSPALSGGARNLSFRFTGESQGHFLGVLFVQTDARR; encoded by the coding sequence ATGGGTTCCTCCCGCAGAATCCTCGGCGCGCTCGGTCTGCTGTCCTGCCTGACCCTTTCCGTGAACGCCCAGATGGCGGGGGCGGCGGCTCCTGCTCCCAAGGAGCTGCCCCGGGTTCCCTTCACCCAGCGTTACCAGGCCGTGCAGCACGGCGGGCTGGTGCGCGCCTCCAACTCCGGCATCAGCTGTCGCGCGGAGCGGTCCCCGCAGGTCGAGCCGTGCGCTGAGGTCAAGAAGGGTGCGGCGGGGGTCAACAGCGACTTCGAGATGTTCTACAGCGAGGTCGACAAGGACCCGGACACCTACAACTCCACCCGGGCCGAGCTCAAGGTCCCGCACGGCGCGAAGGTCTCGTACGCGCGCCTCTACTGGGGCGGGAACCTGCGGGTGGGCGAGCAGAAGCCGCCGCAGGACAACGGTCGGGTGCTGGTCGCCGAGCCCGGCGGCGCGTACAAGGAGGTGCTCGCCGACACGGTGATGGGCCACCGCACGGACGCCGGCAGCGATGCCTACCAGGCCTCCGCCGATGTGACCCCGCTCGTCCGCAAGGGCGGTGCCGGCCTGTGGACGGTGGCCCAGCTCAACATCGCGATGGGCCATTCCAAGGTGGGGGCCTGGGGCGGCTGGACGCTGGTCGTCGCCTACGAGCACCCGCAGGAGCCCGTGCGCCGGATCTCGCTGTGGGACGGCTTCGAGTCGATCGCCGCGCGCGCCGGTGGCGCGGTCGTCGAGATCGAGGGGCTGGACGCGCCGACCGGCTCGGCGGGCCGGGTCGGGGTGGTCGGGTACGACGGGGACCGGGGCGCCCTCGGGGATTCACTCAACGTGACGGCTGACGGCGGCCGCGGGGTGAACCTCGGCGATGGAAAAAATCCTTTTAATGATGTTATGAATTCCACGATCACGGAATTCGGCGCTCAATCGTTCGTGCGACAGCCCGAACATATGAATAATCTCGGATATGACGCGGACGTGTTCGACCTGAGTCCCGCCCTGTCCGGTGGTGCCCGCAATCTGAGCTTCAGGTTCACGGGCGAAAGTCAGGGTCATTTCCTCGGTGTGCTCTTCGTTCAGACAGACGCGCGCCGCTGA
- a CDS encoding O-antigen ligase family protein — protein sequence MSLAVPGRLVRPDVPGPVRRHWPLLPLAATVLFLLAPLPAGDATASGKVGPADAASLLLVLVCAVQALRGRVRTLPPLGVLVLGAPAVGLAVATMTAGDPYAALPGFVRYLQVFVLVPAAVVLLVQGAAEFRLAAGCFVVLALVQGAVGVVQYATHTGASYQGEDVRAVGTFGPGDVMGMATVVAYGLIVATAAGLAPGLPRRLRRIAGGCALALVLPLVLSFSRGAWIATVGAAVLVMALAGIRRALKVVAALAAAGVVLVGGFGVGSEMVAERLTSITQVSSAPDQSVTDRYTMWAAAESMWRDRPAVGVGLKGFPAHRDGHASLGLSSGSDTAGAGQAYLRQPLLSPHNMYLLILSEQGLIGLIALVGGWAALLVAGLRRLASASGAGGGAGAKARDCGLIAIGLFVWQLTDFLYADIGGPSTVLTGVVIGLAAWWALPSRGAADPEASGGAVSRGRAPGVAARP from the coding sequence ATGAGCCTCGCCGTACCGGGCCGGCTGGTCCGGCCGGACGTGCCGGGTCCGGTGCGCCGGCACTGGCCGCTGCTGCCGCTCGCCGCGACCGTGCTGTTCCTGCTCGCCCCGCTCCCGGCGGGGGACGCCACCGCCTCCGGGAAGGTCGGCCCGGCCGACGCCGCCTCACTGCTGCTGGTCCTCGTCTGTGCGGTGCAGGCGCTGCGCGGCCGGGTGCGGACGCTGCCCCCGCTGGGCGTGCTCGTGCTCGGGGCGCCCGCCGTGGGCCTGGCGGTCGCGACGATGACCGCGGGCGACCCGTACGCCGCCCTGCCGGGCTTCGTGCGCTACCTGCAGGTCTTCGTCCTGGTCCCGGCGGCCGTGGTGCTCCTGGTGCAGGGCGCCGCGGAGTTCCGGCTGGCCGCCGGGTGCTTCGTGGTCCTGGCGCTGGTGCAGGGCGCGGTGGGGGTCGTGCAGTACGCCACCCACACCGGGGCCTCGTACCAGGGCGAGGACGTCCGGGCCGTCGGCACCTTCGGCCCCGGTGACGTCATGGGCATGGCCACCGTCGTGGCGTACGGGCTGATCGTGGCGACCGCCGCAGGGCTCGCCCCGGGGCTGCCGCGGCGCCTGCGGCGGATCGCGGGCGGCTGCGCGCTGGCGCTGGTGCTCCCGCTGGTGCTGTCCTTCAGCCGGGGCGCGTGGATCGCCACCGTCGGCGCGGCGGTGCTGGTGATGGCGCTGGCCGGGATCCGGCGGGCCCTGAAGGTGGTCGCCGCGCTCGCCGCCGCCGGGGTGGTCCTGGTCGGCGGGTTCGGGGTCGGCTCGGAGATGGTCGCCGAACGGTTGACCTCCATCACCCAGGTGTCCAGCGCCCCCGACCAGTCGGTGACCGACCGCTACACGATGTGGGCCGCCGCCGAATCGATGTGGCGCGACCGGCCGGCGGTGGGGGTGGGGCTCAAGGGCTTCCCGGCCCACCGGGACGGGCACGCCTCGCTGGGCCTGTCCTCCGGCAGCGACACCGCGGGCGCCGGTCAGGCGTACCTGCGCCAGCCGCTGCTCTCCCCGCACAACATGTACCTGCTGATCCTGAGCGAGCAGGGCCTGATCGGGCTGATCGCACTCGTCGGCGGCTGGGCGGCCCTGCTGGTCGCGGGGCTGCGCCGGCTCGCCTCCGCCTCCGGCGCCGGAGGCGGCGCGGGCGCGAAGGCGCGGGACTGCGGGCTGATCGCGATCGGGCTGTTCGTGTGGCAGTTGACCGACTTCCTCTACGCGGACATCGGTGGGCCGTCCACGGTGCTGACCGGAGTCGTCATCGGCCTGGCCGCCTGGTGGGCGCTGCCCTCCCGGGGGGCGGCGGATCCCGAGGCGTCCGGCGGTGCGGTTTCACGGGGTAGGGCCCCCGGGGTTGCGGCTCGCCCGTGA
- a CDS encoding chaplin, whose translation MTYKKAVVLAAGALMLAGAASPAMADAAAEGAAVGSPGVLSGNLLQVPVHVPVNVCGNTVNVIALLNPAFGNTCVNA comes from the coding sequence ATGACGTACAAGAAGGCAGTGGTGCTGGCCGCCGGCGCTCTCATGCTCGCCGGTGCCGCCTCCCCCGCCATGGCCGACGCGGCCGCCGAGGGTGCGGCCGTGGGTTCCCCCGGCGTCCTGTCCGGCAACCTGCTCCAGGTCCCGGTGCACGTCCCGGTCAACGTCTGCGGCAACACCGTGAACGTCATCGCGCTGCTGAACCCGGCGTTCGGCAACACCTGCGTCAACGCCTGA
- a CDS encoding chaplin — translation MRQVLSRQVLGKGMLTAAAASSLLSIATGAAYAHHGASAEASHSPGVLAGNSVSVPITFAPNVCGNSVDGGAALNPAMGNTCVTDTGAHTGDGHDYGRYLSPEHARAFERYLDEREGRHAVPEQRHGSPRHAGGPEQPRQERTRPEQPRPDGPRHAKPRQEEPRHDGGHGPGEQRGEKECDDHPESSPPPPAHHAPPAPERPHPKPEPVEEHPVPLPTPEPVQEAPAPLPEAPPAPPAPQPPAEEAPHTLPAPAPAPAPVGEAPHTLPAPVSGPPHGRLPVEYPAPAPAPEVVPPADQPPAAPGGDVPVVLPPVTAPPAPTPAPGPAPVEPPAPAPAHVTGPVLADTGAGQPAAAAALASALILGGAILYRRSRVS, via the coding sequence ATGCGACAGGTACTGAGCCGACAGGTACTGGGCAAGGGGATGCTCACGGCGGCAGCCGCGTCGAGCCTGTTGTCGATCGCGACCGGCGCGGCCTACGCGCACCACGGAGCGAGCGCCGAGGCCTCGCATTCGCCGGGCGTGCTGGCCGGCAACAGCGTCTCGGTACCGATCACCTTCGCACCGAACGTGTGCGGCAACAGCGTGGACGGCGGTGCTGCGCTCAACCCTGCGATGGGAAACACGTGCGTCACCGACACCGGTGCGCACACCGGTGACGGCCACGACTACGGGCGCTACCTCAGCCCCGAGCACGCCCGGGCCTTCGAGCGCTACCTCGACGAGCGCGAGGGCCGGCACGCGGTGCCGGAGCAGCGCCACGGGTCGCCGCGCCACGCGGGCGGTCCCGAGCAGCCCCGACAGGAGCGGACCCGGCCCGAGCAGCCCCGGCCGGACGGGCCGCGGCACGCGAAGCCGCGCCAGGAGGAGCCGCGCCACGACGGCGGCCACGGCCCCGGTGAGCAGCGCGGCGAGAAGGAGTGCGACGACCACCCCGAGTCGTCGCCGCCCCCACCGGCGCACCACGCTCCGCCCGCGCCCGAGCGGCCGCACCCCAAGCCGGAACCGGTGGAGGAACACCCGGTCCCGCTGCCCACCCCGGAGCCGGTCCAGGAGGCGCCCGCGCCGCTGCCCGAGGCTCCGCCGGCACCCCCCGCGCCGCAGCCCCCGGCCGAGGAGGCCCCGCACACGCTTCCCGCCCCGGCGCCCGCCCCCGCACCGGTCGGGGAGGCTCCGCACACGCTGCCGGCCCCCGTGTCCGGGCCGCCGCACGGCAGGCTGCCCGTGGAGTACCCGGCTCCGGCGCCCGCGCCCGAGGTCGTACCGCCCGCGGACCAGCCGCCGGCCGCTCCCGGCGGTGACGTCCCCGTCGTCCTCCCTCCGGTGACGGCCCCGCCGGCCCCGACCCCCGCCCCGGGGCCCGCACCCGTCGAGCCGCCGGCCCCCGCTCCGGCGCACGTGACCGGGCCGGTGCTCGCCGATACGGGCGCGGGCCAGCCCGCGGCCGCTGCGGCTCTCGCCAGCGCCCTGATCCTGGGCGGCGCCATTCTGTACCGGCGGTCGCGCGTCTCCTGA
- a CDS encoding DUF6227 family protein, producing the protein MSDPYETTEAHLERLLGRALNSFDLPDRLVERLGTALAHSSSLYTTHHSPEAGIWRETHRHTYLLTDGGSVSLWELTYRLEGDRTVRHEVFASKAEICLAVTRLFGEAPAGASPDPVLVPGEDEPEGGMALLSALYATPAPVRRHREYAVEESADHARRVLRRAENADRPGEQVATLLRAAYAHQITQVFGTRQCLADGRGAGFSLYEHAFVLLDGTEVSLWEVEHTATPDGQHMCEVYESEAAARGAMELRARVR; encoded by the coding sequence TTGAGCGATCCGTACGAGACAACCGAGGCGCACCTCGAACGACTCCTCGGCCGCGCCCTCAACTCCTTCGACCTGCCGGACCGGCTGGTCGAGCGCCTCGGCACGGCGCTCGCCCACAGCTCTTCGCTCTACACCACCCACCACAGCCCGGAGGCGGGCATCTGGCGGGAGACCCACCGGCACACTTATCTGCTGACCGACGGCGGTTCGGTCTCGCTGTGGGAGCTGACCTACCGGCTGGAGGGCGACCGGACCGTCCGGCACGAGGTCTTCGCGAGCAAGGCTGAGATCTGCCTGGCCGTGACCCGGCTGTTCGGTGAGGCGCCGGCCGGGGCATCCCCGGATCCGGTGCTGGTGCCGGGCGAGGACGAGCCGGAGGGCGGCATGGCCCTGCTGAGCGCGCTGTACGCGACCCCGGCCCCGGTGCGGCGACACCGGGAGTACGCGGTGGAGGAATCCGCCGACCACGCCCGACGGGTGCTGCGCCGTGCGGAGAACGCCGACCGGCCGGGCGAGCAGGTGGCGACGCTGCTGCGGGCGGCGTACGCGCACCAGATCACGCAGGTGTTCGGCACGCGGCAGTGCCTCGCGGACGGGCGGGGGGCGGGCTTCAGCCTGTACGAACACGCCTTCGTCCTGCTGGACGGGACCGAGGTCAGCCTGTGGGAGGTCGAGCACACGGCAACGCCCGACGGGCAGCACATGTGCGAGGTGTACGAGAGCGAGGCGGCCGCGCGCGGAGCGATGGAACTGCGCGCCCGGGTGCGGTGA
- a CDS encoding rodlin, with translation MFKKFMTAAAVSAVAIGAGAAAAAPAMAIGNDNGVNTVNGNGAQQIYGNQKTHGDMSPQLSLVQGTLNKPCIGLPAKVNAQSLIAALNIGVQDINVLSNPQNQQCTENSTQAKGDEPLSHILDNIPVLSGNLSSGS, from the coding sequence ATGTTCAAGAAGTTCATGACCGCCGCCGCGGTCTCCGCCGTTGCGATCGGCGCGGGCGCTGCCGCCGCGGCCCCGGCCATGGCCATCGGCAACGACAACGGGGTCAACACCGTCAACGGCAACGGTGCCCAGCAGATCTACGGCAACCAGAAGACCCACGGCGACATGAGCCCGCAGCTCAGCCTGGTCCAGGGCACCCTCAACAAGCCCTGCATCGGCCTGCCGGCGAAGGTCAACGCCCAGTCGCTGATCGCCGCGCTCAACATCGGTGTCCAGGACATCAACGTCCTGTCCAACCCGCAGAACCAGCAGTGCACCGAGAACTCCACCCAGGCCAAGGGCGACGAGCCGCTCTCGCACATCCTCGACAACATCCCGGTCCTCTCGGGCAACCTCTCGAGCGGCAGCTGA
- a CDS encoding exopolysaccharide biosynthesis polyprenyl glycosylphosphotransferase, whose protein sequence is MTMDSAPARHTGQNGTGPAGGGALAPVHPAAARRSATAIHPPRGPRADQARFALRPRRVHRRGRALPLFTADALAAVVTATTLPAVAPPVLSVAPVLLAALHAQAGLYRPRLAPSALLELPVLAGRSAVLWCSVAAVTAAADPARAMGWSALLTAVCLQVVLACAGRGLVNELQRRAAVRRPASALVVGPGAGASAVAAALHGRPEFGLRPVGLADTAAPAEGAGGALPLLATHEDIRRAVIQNSVGHAVFTRPPEADERTASLVRLFHDHGCRLWLADPAGTAKVTGMRLPHPADQLWGYSVQPLLPRPTRPLERWAKRGIDTVLALIALVAAAPVMGACALAVRVWDGPGVIFRQERVGLYGRPFTLLKFRTLRADAHEAATRWTVAGDRGMSPVGSFLRKSSLDELPQLWNVVRGDMALVGPRPERPFFVAKFSTVHPGYEARHRMPVGITGLAQINGLRGDTSIEDRARFDNHYIDTWSLWQDLWILARTAASFFRFRLGGS, encoded by the coding sequence ATGACGATGGACAGCGCACCCGCCCGGCACACCGGGCAGAACGGCACGGGGCCCGCCGGCGGAGGCGCACTCGCGCCCGTGCACCCCGCGGCGGCCCGCCGTTCGGCGACCGCCATCCACCCCCCGCGCGGGCCCAGGGCCGACCAGGCCCGCTTCGCCCTGCGCCCCCGGCGCGTCCACCGGCGCGGCCGGGCGCTCCCGCTGTTCACCGCCGACGCACTGGCCGCCGTGGTCACCGCGACGACCCTGCCCGCGGTGGCGCCGCCCGTCCTGTCCGTGGCCCCCGTCCTGCTCGCCGCGCTGCACGCGCAGGCCGGGCTCTACCGGCCGCGGCTCGCCCCCTCCGCCCTCCTCGAACTGCCCGTGCTGGCCGGACGCTCCGCCGTCCTGTGGTGCTCGGTCGCCGCCGTCACCGCCGCCGCCGACCCGGCCCGGGCCATGGGCTGGAGCGCGCTGCTCACCGCCGTCTGCCTGCAGGTCGTACTGGCGTGCGCGGGCCGCGGCCTCGTCAACGAGCTCCAGCGCCGCGCGGCCGTACGCCGCCCCGCCTCCGCCCTCGTCGTCGGACCCGGCGCCGGGGCGAGCGCGGTGGCCGCCGCCCTGCACGGCCGCCCCGAATTCGGGCTGCGCCCGGTCGGGCTCGCAGACACGGCGGCGCCCGCCGAGGGCGCCGGCGGCGCCCTGCCGCTGCTCGCCACCCACGAGGACATCCGGCGCGCGGTCATCCAGAACTCCGTCGGGCACGCGGTGTTCACCAGACCGCCGGAGGCCGACGAGCGCACCGCCTCCCTGGTCCGGCTCTTCCACGACCACGGTTGCCGGCTGTGGCTCGCCGACCCGGCCGGCACCGCCAAGGTCACCGGCATGCGGCTGCCGCACCCCGCCGACCAGCTCTGGGGGTACTCCGTGCAGCCGCTGCTGCCGCGCCCGACCCGGCCGCTGGAACGCTGGGCCAAGCGGGGCATCGACACCGTGCTCGCCCTGATCGCGCTGGTCGCCGCCGCGCCCGTGATGGGGGCGTGCGCGCTGGCCGTACGGGTCTGGGACGGGCCGGGGGTGATCTTCCGGCAGGAACGGGTCGGCCTCTACGGGCGCCCCTTCACCCTGCTGAAGTTCCGCACCCTGCGCGCCGACGCGCACGAGGCCGCCACCCGCTGGACGGTGGCGGGCGACCGCGGGATGAGTCCTGTCGGGTCCTTCCTGCGCAAGTCCTCGCTGGACGAGCTGCCGCAGCTGTGGAACGTCGTACGCGGTGACATGGCCCTGGTCGGTCCCCGACCCGAACGGCCCTTCTTCGTGGCCAAGTTCTCCACCGTCCACCCGGGCTACGAGGCCCGGCACCGGATGCCCGTCGGCATCACCGGCCTCGCCCAGATCAACGGCTTGCGCGGGGACACCTCCATCGAGGACCGGGCCCGCTTCGACAACCACTACATCGACACCTGGTCGCTGTGGCAGGACCTGTGGATCCTCGCCCGCACCGCGGCCTCCTTCTTCCGCTTCCGGCTGGGGGGCAGCTGA